In Streptomyces sp. NBC_00289, the sequence CGCGAGGCGGCCCGCGGCGTCCCATACGATCAGCTCGCCGTCCAGCGCGGTCGCGTCCGGGAGCTGCACGGCCCCGGCCACGACCTCCGGAAACGACGGCCCCATTTCGGTGCCGCGCCTGGAGCGCAGCACCACCTGGTCGGCGTCGACGGAGACGAGAGCCCGAAATCCGTCCCACTTCGGCTCCGCAGCACAGCCAGGCCGCAGATCGGGCACGGACACGGGGGTGGTCAGCATCGGCTCCGGCAGCGTCCATGTCACCTCCCATCCCTTCCGCTCGCGCAGGACACGGCTCCGGCTGTGACGGCCGCCTTCCCCCGTTCAGCGGTACGGCCGCCCTGAGCGGTGCTCGTTGAACGGACATGACCACCACGCTCTTGGCGCCCCTGTGCCGCCACGCCCCTGAACGAGGCCACCGCTGCCAGCCGTACAGCGGCTTCGACGACGGCGACGGCTGGCACCACGACGGACTCATGGTCGATCCCGAGTTCCCGCTCCTCTACAAGCGCGACCCGTGGTGCTGGTCGCCCGAGCTCGGCTTTCACCGCTCGCGCACGCCGAACGTCCCGCACCGCCTGACGGGAATCACGGGAAGGAAGTTCGTCAGCAACAAGGGCATGCAGATGTGGCAGGCCCTCCGGCTCGGTGCGGGCTGGGGCATCAGCAGCGAGCCGTGCGACGACGGCCACTGGACCGAACAGACCTGGCGGGTCTTCGAAGCCGTCGACTACCGGTGGAGCGGGGATCTGGAGCCGGTCGCCCGGCTCGGCCAGCTGGTCGGCCGCCACGTCGACAGCGGCGGCCAGGACCGCATCGCCGCCGACGACGCGCTTCTCACCGGATGGTTCCGCGACGCGATCCTCGAGTTCCTGCCCCACCCCGGCCTCGGTGAGTGGAACGACGTCCTGCTGCGCGCATGCCACGGCCAGGGCGAACAGGACCGCGACTGGGTCCAGCAGCAGATCCCACCGGAGCCGACGCACCGCCGGCAGCGGCGCCGCGAAGAGCCGCGCGTCTACGTCTGGGAGTACATGACCCGGACTTCCCAACACAACGGCGGCATGCGCTCCATCAGTGCCACGTTCCGAATGACCGAACCCACCGACACCCAGGCGATGGAGTGGATGACCGCGACCATGCGCCACGCGCTGCGCTGGGGCGGTTCGCTCCCGACCCCGGCCTGACGACCGCCGGCCCCATGTCCGGGCAGAGCCGCCGCCCACCCGCCGACAGCACGAAGCCCCGGGCTACAACGCCCGGGGCCTCTCAGTGCACTTCGCTTGACCACCCGGTTCAACGACCAGCCGCGGCCGGTGTCACGCCCACTCCATGCCCAGTTCCCGCAGCGCGTCCAGCTGCTCCTGGGTGAGCCTGTCCCGCCTAGAACGGACATTCGATGTCCATACACCTAGCTTGATCACTACCGGCTCTGTCTCGCCGTCGACGGCGATCTCTTCAGCGTGGCCACGCGGAACAGGCCGGTGGGCGCCTTCCCGTTCCACCCACTGCGCGAGGGCCGCCAGGCCGCGCTGGAACGCCTGCTGCGCCTTGCCCGGGCCCTTCGTCGCACGCGTGGCCGCCGGGGCGGGAGACGGCGCCTCAAGCGGCTGTACGCCCAGCTGGGACAGCCGTTCCTGCTGCTCGGTGGACAGCTGCGCCCAGGTGCCCGGATTTTTCTGCCTCTCCAGCCACCGACCGATGTCGTCACCGTCCATCAGCACGCCGGGCTGGATCTCGGGCAGGACGCCGTCGGCGTCGACGAGGTCGGCGAGGACGCGGTAGTGGCGCTGCCAGTCCAGCGGCCACGGGCAGTCCCAGTCCGAGTCGATCGCCGTCAGCTGCTGCGCGCGTTCTGCCGCCCGTTCCGGGTCCTTCCCGAGACCGCCCTTGCGCCGGAGATTGGCGACATGCTGCCCGATGGGCACCATCGCGTCGCCCTCGCCCCAGACCTGGTCCTGACGCGGAGCAAGGTGCCCGGTGGCCCGCCGGTAGGACCGCAGCGCGGAGATTTTGGTCTCCCAGGCCTCCTCGCCCGGCTCCCACACCATCCCGGCCTCCGGCGCGTCCAGCAGCTCCTTGCGCCGCGGCTCCAGCTCCCCGGCCCTCAGGGATTTCCGCTGTTGGTGGATCCATCGCCCAAGCGGAAATGCCTTCGTGACCCCGACTTCGACCTCTACGTCGTAGGGAACGGCGTAGAGCCCGGTGATCTCGTTCTCCGCCCGCCAGCGGATGAGGGCCTGGTAACCCTCCAACCAGACGAGGCTGTCCGGCCGGTACACCCGCGTACGCAGGAACGCGGCGATGGTCGCCGCGTCGCGGGGAGTGCTGAAGTGGAGCAGGGCCGATTCGGCGGCGGCCTGGGTGTCGTCGTGCGCCTGGTCCTCGCCGTCACCCTCCCCGCCGGCGCCGACGATCCGGCCTTCCTCATCCCGCTGCACGTGGGCCTTGCGCTGCTCCCTGCCCCGGCTGAGAGCGCGGGAGGCGAGCTGCTCAACGAGTCGGTCATCATGACTGCGGAGCCCTTGGAGGATCGCGACAAGGGGGCGGAAACTGGCGCTGGCGACCATGTCGGTCGGGTCCTCGTTCGGCTCCAGGAAGATCGGCACGATGATCCTGGCCACCTTGGTGGAGCCGTCGCGGTTCAGCCTGAGTGCGCGGCCGATGTTCTGCACGATCTCCACCTGCGAGCCGCGGGTGTCGGCGAAGCAGATCGCCTCGACACCACGCTCGCCGGTGATGTCGACGCCTTCTCCGAGAACGCGAACGCTGGCGAGGAAGGCCCGGTGCACACGCCGGTTGTTGGCGTCGATGCCGTTGGCGAACTGCCGCAGTGCCTCCCGGCGTTCGACCACCGTGTGGTCGCCGCACAGCCACGCCGACCACACCCGGTCCGGCGGCACGTGGCGGCCGGCCTCCAGGCCGTAGAACTCCGCGTCGATCGACGACGCGGGCAGCTCCTTCTCCGCCTTGACCATGGTCTCGTCATCGGTCTCGGTGACGTACAGCTCGGCAGCGGTCCTCGGCAGCGCCTCCGCGAACGCGGCGGCTTCCTCCACCTTCTGATGGAACGTCATGACCGTACGCAGGTTGTAGGCCGCCGCGTGTTCCAGGAGCGCGGTCTGCAGCAGGGCCAGGCGCCGGCCCCGCTGCGCTTCTTCCGACTCCCCAAGGACGGGGGAGGGGTCGCGGATCTCCAGGACGTCGATCTCGAAACCCGCAAGGATTTCGCGCTCGATGGCCTCCGAGAGCCCGAGTTCAGCACCAGGCAGCCAGGCGCCGAAGGTTCCGTCCGGGTCGTCGGCCATGCTCGCGATCTCCAGCTCCTGGCCGTCCGTGCCCTTCTGAGGCCGGGGCGCGGCGAGGATGCGGGGGGTCGCGGTCAGGTAGAGCCGGAAGTCGGCGGGGATGCGGGCGTTGTCGTGGATCGCCGCCCACGGCCTGCCAAGATCACCTGCGGTTCCGTGTGCCTCATCCACTAGGGCGAGCGAAAAACCGTCCATGCGCTGGCCGTACAGGCGCTCTCCGCCCGCCAGAGCGGCCTCCAGCGGCCCGCGAACGCGCCCCTGGCCCATCGGGTCGTCGACGTCCTCGCGGTCCACGAGAGAGGCGTACGTGGCGAACACGATGACCGGCCCGTGGGCGGCCCACAGGGCGAGCTGGATCGGGTTGGTGGTGGTGCGCACCCCCAGCTCGTTCAACACCGGGTCGCTCTCCAGCGAGCACACCGCGACCATCGGGGAGCGGTGACCCACCGCCCGCCACGCCTGGGCGGTCTGCACGAGCAGGTCCAGGGTCGGCACGGTCACGAGGATCCGGCCCTCGGGGAAGCACTCCAGCGCGCTCGCGGCAGCCATGATCGTTTTGCCGGAGCCGGTCGCTGACACGATCGTGCCACGGGTGCGATCTCTCGGCTTGGTGTCGGTAATGGTGAGAGTCGGTGGTGCTGGTCTGGTGGTGTGCTGTGTCTGCGCTGGTCAGTGGGGTGTTGGGGTGGGGCCGGCACTGTCATGAGGTGAGAGGTTGGGGGTGGGTGTTGCTGTCGTGGGGCTTTATCTCATGGCAGCTGATGCTGTCTCAGTTTCGTGAGTTCTGATGCGATGTGGTGGGTGGGGCCGGTGTGATCGTGGGGTGGATCAGGGTGTAGGGGCCGGCCGGGGGGCTGGGCTGTCGAGGGCGTTGGTGGTGCGTCGTTTGCTGGAGCGGCAGCAGGCGGGGGAGTTGGCGACGCGGCATGTGCGTGCGGTCGCTGAGGTGGTGGGTGCTTCGGAGCGTACGGTGTGGCGCTGGCTGGAGCAGGCGAAGACGACGGGGCGTGTGGAGGCGCCGGTCCGGCGGGGGTACGCGGTGTCGGACGAGGTGTGGGAGCTGTTGGGTGAGGCGGGGGGCAATGTTTCGGAGCTGAGGCGCCGGCTGGTGGCTGCCGGCGGTGAGGTGCCCATTCCGTCGATGTCGACGTTGAGCCGGGTGATCCGCAGGGACCGTCGGGCGGGGCGGGCTTTGCTGACGGGGCGGGAGCCTGAGGTTGCCGGGTCGCGCCGGTCGGATCCCCTCAGCGAGCTGGGCCTGGACGTGGTGGCCGAGAAGGGTGGCGGTGGGCAGGTGTTTCTGCGGGAGCAGAAGCATCTGGCGCAGGTCCCGGTCCTGGTGCCGGGTGCCCAGGTGGTGCACACGCCTGCTGTGCGGTCGGTGCTGCGGACGGTCGCGCACGCGGCCGCGGTGGGGGCGGTGGTGTGTTTGTACGGCGACGCCGGCCAGGGCAAGACCGTCGCGCTGCAGTACGCCCTTTCCCAGCTGCCGCACCCGGCCAGGGTCCGCCGGGTCCACGTCGGTGTGCACCCGA encodes:
- a CDS encoding AAA family ATPase, with protein sequence MGASERTVWRWLEQAKTTGRVEAPVRRGYAVSDEVWELLGEAGGNVSELRRRLVAAGGEVPIPSMSTLSRVIRRDRRAGRALLTGREPEVAGSRRSDPLSELGLDVVAEKGGGGQVFLREQKHLAQVPVLVPGAQVVHTPAVRSVLRTVAHAAAVGAVVCLYGDAGQGKTVALQYALSQLPHPARVRRVHVGVHPTVPELRRVLADALELGRRLPRGAGEADLMLVNALRQPRVLVLDEAQRLPGPALEFLRGLWDHPDTDTALVLAGAGSERALRRVPALASRVLTWELVPRLRPGEVAAAMAAFHSLWEGVAEDDVVWVDEHVGHGNFRTWAKLTSHLTAEIYGKSRAVVDRRMLERACSRLMGPL
- a CDS encoding Helicase associated domain protein, encoding MAAASALECFPEGRILVTVPTLDLLVQTAQAWRAVGHRSPMVAVCSLESDPVLNELGVRTTTNPIQLALWAAHGPVIVFATYASLVDREDVDDPMGQGRVRGPLEAALAGGERLYGQRMDGFSLALVDEAHGTAGDLGRPWAAIHDNARIPADFRLYLTATPRILAAPRPQKGTDGQELEIASMADDPDGTFGAWLPGAELGLSEAIEREILAGFEIDVLEIRDPSPVLGESEEAQRGRRLALLQTALLEHAAAYNLRTVMTFHQKVEEAAAFAEALPRTAAELYVTETDDETMVKAEKELPASSIDAEFYGLEAGRHVPPDRVWSAWLCGDHTVVERREALRQFANGIDANNRRVHRAFLASVRVLGEGVDITGERGVEAICFADTRGSQVEIVQNIGRALRLNRDGSTKVARIIVPIFLEPNEDPTDMVASASFRPLVAILQGLRSHDDRLVEQLASRALSRGREQRKAHVQRDEEGRIVGAGGEGDGEDQAHDDTQAAAESALLHFSTPRDAATIAAFLRTRVYRPDSLVWLEGYQALIRWRAENEITGLYAVPYDVEVEVGVTKAFPLGRWIHQQRKSLRAGELEPRRKELLDAPEAGMVWEPGEEAWETKISALRSYRRATGHLAPRQDQVWGEGDAMVPIGQHVANLRRKGGLGKDPERAAERAQQLTAIDSDWDCPWPLDWQRHYRVLADLVDADGVLPEIQPGVLMDGDDIGRWLERQKNPGTWAQLSTEQQERLSQLGVQPLEAPSPAPAATRATKGPGKAQQAFQRGLAALAQWVEREGAHRPVPRGHAEEIAVDGETEPVVIKLGVWTSNVRSRRDRLTQEQLDALRELGMEWA